The Microbacterium limosum genome contains a region encoding:
- a CDS encoding glycosyltransferase, whose translation MTADHVTNLAVVVPAHNEEALLPDCLAALRAAVERVRRRVALVTVHLVLDACTDASAAIAAASTLGVSVVNARAVGVARTVGVTAALRAHPRVASSRLWTAHTDADSVVPAHWLEHQIELAAAGADVIVGTVRPDFRDLTRAQSDAWWATHTPGVANGHVHGANLGIRASTLLAAGGFDPVPEHEDVRLVDRAAGIGARITASDDAWVQTSGRPVGRTAGGYAAYLREKLVPLAARDVGDTTEGRTAQPDDASVQAVAG comes from the coding sequence GTGACCGCCGACCACGTCACCAACCTCGCCGTCGTCGTCCCCGCGCACAACGAGGAGGCGCTGCTTCCCGACTGCCTCGCCGCGCTCCGGGCGGCGGTCGAGCGCGTGCGTCGCCGCGTCGCGCTCGTGACGGTGCATCTCGTGCTGGATGCCTGCACCGACGCGTCGGCGGCGATCGCCGCGGCATCCACGCTCGGCGTCTCCGTCGTCAACGCGCGGGCCGTCGGCGTGGCCCGCACGGTGGGGGTCACGGCCGCGCTTCGCGCACACCCGAGAGTCGCATCCTCGCGGCTGTGGACGGCGCACACCGACGCGGACTCCGTCGTGCCCGCGCACTGGCTGGAGCACCAGATCGAGCTGGCCGCGGCGGGCGCGGACGTCATCGTCGGCACGGTCAGACCCGACTTCCGCGACCTCACCCGCGCGCAGTCCGACGCCTGGTGGGCGACGCACACGCCGGGGGTGGCGAACGGGCACGTGCACGGCGCGAACCTCGGCATCCGGGCCTCGACGCTGCTGGCCGCGGGGGGCTTCGACCCCGTGCCCGAGCACGAGGACGTGCGCCTCGTCGACCGCGCGGCGGGCATCGGCGCCCGGATCACGGCATCCGACGACGCCTGGGTGCAGACGTCGGGCCGCCCCGTGGGCCGCACCGCGGGCGGCTACGCCGCCTACCTGCGGGAGAAGCTGGTGCCGCTGGCGGCGCGCGACGTCGGCGACACCACGGAAGGGCGCACGGCGCAGCCGGACGACGCGAGCGTCCAGGCGGTGGCAGGATGA
- a CDS encoding D-arabinono-1,4-lactone oxidase, translated as MPHASSPSPGRNWAGNLVYGASRLERPRTIDEVAHIARTAGRVKVLGSRHSFNDIADTDGVAISLDTLEGDIEIDASERVAEVPGGIRYGELASALHEYGWALPNLASLPHISVAGAIATGTHGSGDRQGSLATAVRALEIVDSAGEARRISRGEPDFEGAVVSLGALGVTTRIALDIEPAYDIAQTVYDAPRWDAVLADLDAVTGAGDSVSVFTTWQREQTLDQIWVKTRGEVPRELAGARRADGPRHPIPGVDPAPATVQAGARGPWHERLPHFRLEFTPSAGDELQSEYLIDRSHAVDALQALRELREEIAPLVLVTELRTIAADDLWLSGAFGRSTLCVHFTWQRREDDVRALLPRIEAALAPFGSRAHWGKLFTADPSTLPTLYPRWQEFRSLRAAWDPRGAFRNAYLERIGL; from the coding sequence ATGCCGCACGCCTCGTCTCCCTCTCCCGGCCGCAACTGGGCCGGAAACCTCGTCTACGGCGCGAGCCGGCTCGAGCGCCCGCGCACGATCGACGAGGTCGCGCACATCGCACGCACCGCGGGTCGCGTGAAGGTGCTCGGGAGCAGGCACTCGTTCAACGACATCGCCGACACGGACGGTGTCGCCATCAGCCTCGACACCCTCGAGGGCGACATCGAGATCGACGCGTCGGAGCGGGTGGCGGAGGTTCCAGGCGGCATCCGATACGGAGAGCTCGCCTCCGCGCTCCACGAGTACGGCTGGGCTCTCCCGAATCTGGCTTCCCTGCCCCACATCTCGGTGGCCGGCGCGATCGCGACCGGCACCCACGGTTCCGGCGACCGGCAGGGCAGCCTCGCCACCGCCGTGCGAGCCCTCGAGATCGTCGACTCGGCCGGCGAGGCGCGCCGGATCAGCCGCGGCGAGCCGGACTTCGAGGGGGCGGTGGTCTCCCTCGGCGCGCTGGGGGTCACCACGCGGATCGCTCTGGACATCGAGCCGGCCTACGACATCGCCCAGACCGTCTACGACGCCCCGCGCTGGGACGCGGTGCTCGCCGACCTGGACGCGGTCACGGGCGCGGGCGATTCGGTCAGCGTCTTCACGACGTGGCAGCGCGAGCAGACCCTCGACCAGATCTGGGTCAAGACGCGCGGGGAGGTGCCCAGGGAGCTCGCCGGCGCGCGTCGCGCCGACGGCCCGCGGCATCCGATCCCCGGCGTCGACCCCGCCCCGGCGACGGTCCAGGCCGGCGCGCGCGGGCCGTGGCACGAACGGCTGCCCCACTTCCGCCTCGAGTTCACGCCGAGCGCCGGCGATGAGCTGCAGAGCGAGTATCTGATCGATCGATCGCACGCCGTGGACGCCCTTCAGGCGCTCCGCGAGCTGCGGGAGGAGATCGCGCCGCTCGTCCTCGTGACCGAGCTGCGCACGATCGCCGCGGACGACCTGTGGCTGAGCGGCGCCTTCGGACGCTCCACGCTCTGCGTCCACTTCACATGGCAGCGGCGCGAAGACGACGTCCGCGCGCTCCTGCCCCGCATCGAGGCGGCCCTGGCGCCCTTCGGCTCGCGTGCGCACTGGGGCAAGCTCTTCACCGCCGACCCGTCGACGTTGCCCACCCTCTATCCCCGGTGGCAGGAGTTCCGGTCGCTCCGCGCCGCGTGGGACCCGCGCGGCGCGTTCCGGAACGCCTACCTCGAGCGCATCGGTCTCTGA
- a CDS encoding SRPBCC family protein has translation MSTTVRAIQCPPQTVFDVLADGWLYPCWVVGASRMRDVDEAWPQPGSQLHHSVGTWPFVLDDQTRCEEWNPPHRAVLRAKGWPIGEARVVIDVRPRGDGCVVRMQEDAVAGPATLVPRPVADIMLHLRNRETLLRLAYIAEGHESRPEPSTAERERAEDGEPTEPGEEIAS, from the coding sequence ATGTCGACCACCGTTCGCGCCATCCAGTGCCCGCCCCAGACCGTGTTCGACGTCCTGGCCGACGGGTGGCTCTATCCCTGCTGGGTCGTCGGCGCCTCGCGCATGCGCGACGTCGACGAGGCCTGGCCGCAACCGGGATCCCAGCTGCACCACTCCGTGGGCACCTGGCCGTTCGTCCTCGACGACCAGACCCGCTGCGAGGAGTGGAACCCGCCCCACCGCGCGGTGCTGCGGGCGAAGGGGTGGCCGATCGGCGAGGCGCGGGTCGTCATCGACGTCCGGCCGCGCGGCGACGGCTGCGTCGTCCGGATGCAGGAGGACGCCGTCGCCGGGCCAGCGACCCTCGTCCCCCGTCCGGTCGCCGACATCATGCTGCATCTGCGCAACCGTGAGACCCTGCTGCGGCTCGCCTACATCGCCGAGGGCCACGAGTCCCGCCCGGAGCCGTCGACCGCGGAGCGGGAGCGCGCCGAGGACGGCGAGCCGACGGAGCCCGGGGAGGAAATCGCATCGTGA
- a CDS encoding NAD(P)/FAD-dependent oxidoreductase: MTAGSDADAVVVGAGPNGLAAAVTLARAGLRVRVFEASDRIGGGSSTRELTAPGFHHDVCSAVHPLAFESRFFREFALPQRVAFAVPAVSFAHPLDGGRAGIAYRDLDRTRDALGRDGRAYDALVRPLAERSAQVAELTGSTLLRMPRHPLTAARFGLATLEQGSALWGARFTGEAAPAMLTGVAAHTILPLPSLASAGAGLALTTYAHARGWPIPIGGSQAIAEAMAADIRAHGGDILTGTRIDSLTELPPARITVLDVTPRALLRMSAHRLPAVYRRALEGFRYGNAVAKVDFALSEPVPWTNPEVRRAGTVHVGGSRAEIAAAENAVAHGRLVDDPYVLASQPSLFDHTRAPTGRHTLWTYTHVPAGSTADRTEAVIRQIERFAPGFRDTVLHTSSSTAQEVAAHNANYPGGDIAAGVPDVAQLLRRPVLRPDPWRTPLAGVYLASASTSPGPGVHGLAGWRAALSALRREMGVRQEPNLSPGA; encoded by the coding sequence GTGACGGCGGGTTCGGATGCCGACGCCGTCGTCGTCGGCGCGGGCCCGAACGGGCTGGCCGCCGCCGTCACCCTCGCGCGGGCGGGGCTGCGCGTGCGCGTATTCGAAGCCTCCGACCGCATCGGCGGCGGCTCGTCGACGCGGGAGCTGACCGCACCCGGCTTCCATCACGACGTGTGCTCGGCCGTGCATCCCCTCGCTTTCGAGTCCCGGTTCTTCCGGGAGTTCGCGCTGCCGCAGCGGGTGGCCTTCGCGGTTCCGGCCGTCTCCTTCGCCCACCCGCTCGACGGCGGCCGCGCCGGCATCGCCTACCGCGACCTGGACCGTACGCGCGACGCGCTCGGCCGCGACGGACGCGCGTACGACGCCCTCGTGCGGCCGCTCGCGGAGCGCTCCGCGCAGGTCGCGGAGCTGACCGGCTCGACGCTTCTGCGGATGCCGCGGCATCCGCTCACCGCGGCGCGCTTCGGGCTCGCGACCCTCGAGCAGGGAAGCGCGCTCTGGGGAGCGCGCTTCACGGGGGAGGCTGCCCCGGCGATGCTGACGGGGGTCGCAGCCCACACGATCCTCCCCCTGCCGAGCCTCGCGTCGGCGGGCGCGGGACTCGCCCTGACGACCTACGCGCACGCGCGGGGGTGGCCGATCCCGATCGGCGGATCGCAGGCGATCGCCGAGGCGATGGCCGCTGACATCCGGGCGCACGGGGGGGACATCCTCACCGGCACCCGCATCGACAGCCTCACCGAGCTGCCGCCCGCGCGGATCACCGTGCTGGACGTCACGCCGCGGGCTCTCCTGCGCATGAGCGCGCATCGTCTCCCGGCCGTCTATCGGCGCGCGCTGGAGGGGTTCCGCTACGGCAACGCCGTCGCGAAGGTCGACTTCGCGCTGTCCGAGCCCGTCCCGTGGACCAACCCGGAGGTGCGGCGTGCGGGAACGGTGCACGTCGGCGGCTCCCGCGCGGAGATCGCCGCGGCCGAGAACGCCGTCGCGCACGGCCGCCTCGTCGACGACCCGTACGTGCTCGCGTCGCAGCCGAGCCTGTTCGACCACACCCGCGCCCCGACGGGGCGGCACACGCTGTGGACGTACACGCATGTCCCCGCGGGCTCGACCGCCGACCGCACCGAGGCCGTCATCCGGCAGATCGAGCGCTTCGCGCCCGGCTTCCGCGACACCGTCCTGCACACGTCGTCGTCGACGGCGCAGGAGGTCGCGGCGCACAACGCGAACTACCCCGGCGGCGATATCGCGGCAGGGGTCCCCGACGTCGCGCAGCTGCTGCGCCGGCCCGTGCTGCGCCCCGACCCGTGGCGGACACCGCTGGCGGGGGTGTACCTCGCATCGGCATCGACGAGCCCCGGGCCCGGCGTGCACGGGCTCGCCGGGTGGCGCGCCGCGCTCAGTGCGCTCCGCCGCGAGATGGGTGTCCGGCAGGAGCCGAACCTCTCACCCGGCGCCTGA
- a CDS encoding flavin reductase family protein produces MREDATPALAPTSIEARRFRDALGHYASGLTVVTGTDEGEPVGFTCQSFSSVSIDPPLVMFSVMRTSTSYPRIAATGRFAVNVLAHDQHALSSRFARSGTDKWSGVLWRPSPGGNPLIDDTLLWVDCDLWAEHEAGDHLIVIGRVRELSPLAADGRGPLVFFRGAYRHLREIDEFGG; encoded by the coding sequence GTGAGGGAAGACGCCACGCCCGCCCTGGCCCCGACCTCGATCGAGGCGAGGCGCTTCCGGGATGCGCTGGGCCACTACGCCTCCGGACTGACCGTCGTCACCGGGACGGATGAAGGGGAGCCGGTGGGGTTCACCTGCCAGTCCTTCTCGTCCGTGTCGATCGATCCGCCGCTGGTGATGTTCAGCGTCATGCGCACGTCGACGTCCTATCCCCGGATCGCGGCGACCGGCCGCTTCGCGGTCAACGTCCTGGCACATGACCAGCACGCGCTGTCGAGCCGGTTCGCGCGCTCGGGCACGGACAAGTGGTCCGGGGTCTTGTGGCGCCCCTCGCCCGGCGGCAATCCGCTGATCGACGACACGCTCCTGTGGGTCGACTGCGATCTCTGGGCCGAGCACGAGGCCGGGGACCATCTCATCGTCATCGGTCGCGTCCGCGAGCTCAGTCCCCTCGCGGCCGACGGGCGCGGACCGCTGGTGTTCTTCCGGGGCGCGTACCGTCACCTGCGCGAGATCGACGAGTTCGGGGGCTGA
- a CDS encoding NAD(P)H-dependent oxidoreductase produces MTLHVTTVVGNPKPASRTRKVAELLVEKLLVPGTYDLEVIDLADHTDEIFAWPSEKMSALNARVAESDLAVFASPTYKATYTGLLKAFLDRYPANGLAGVTAIPVHTGADFTHSMGPTFTLSPLLVELGATVPGRGFYLALSQMDQLAEVVDAAASEYAGNLARLARVAAASASPVGA; encoded by the coding sequence ATGACCCTGCACGTGACGACCGTCGTCGGCAACCCCAAGCCGGCGTCCCGTACGCGGAAGGTGGCCGAGCTGCTCGTGGAGAAGCTGCTCGTGCCCGGCACCTACGACCTCGAGGTCATCGACCTCGCCGACCACACCGACGAGATCTTCGCCTGGCCGTCGGAGAAGATGTCCGCGCTCAACGCCCGCGTCGCCGAGAGCGACCTGGCCGTGTTCGCGTCCCCCACCTACAAGGCGACCTACACGGGACTGCTGAAGGCGTTCCTCGACCGGTATCCGGCCAACGGACTTGCCGGCGTGACGGCCATTCCGGTGCACACGGGAGCCGATTTCACCCACTCGATGGGCCCGACCTTCACCCTCTCCCCGCTGCTGGTCGAGCTGGGGGCGACGGTGCCGGGCCGAGGCTTCTACCTCGCGCTCAGCCAGATGGACCAGCTCGCCGAGGTCGTGGATGCCGCGGCATCCGAGTACGCGGGCAACCTCGCCCGGCTCGCCCGCGTCGCTGCCGCGTCGGCGAGCCCCGTGGGCGCGTGA
- a CDS encoding multidrug transporter, with the protein MDAHETDPASSEEKRHDQLTSAPHATEADAAPRISVTQGDGVKRIDIVPDAAVRPGMDPDDDPEENA; encoded by the coding sequence ATGGACGCACACGAGACCGATCCCGCCAGCTCTGAGGAGAAACGGCACGACCAGCTCACGAGCGCGCCGCACGCGACCGAGGCCGACGCGGCGCCGCGCATCTCCGTCACGCAGGGCGATGGAGTGAAGCGGATCGACATCGTTCCGGATGCGGCGGTCCGGCCCGGTATGGACCCCGACGACGACCCCGAGGAGAACGCATGA
- a CDS encoding zinc-dependent alcohol dehydrogenase gives MRAVTWHGTRDIRVEDVPDPRIEKPTDAVVRITATAICGSDLHLYELLGPFIDPGDILGHEPMGVVEAVGAEVTGLRVGQRVVVPFNISCGECFMCRAGLQSQCETTQVREQGSGAALFGYTKLYGQVPGGQAELLRVPLADYNTIPVPDEGPDERYLFLSDILPTALQGVEYAQVPDGGSVAVLGLGPVGQFAARIAARRGHRVFGVDPVEERRTMAARHGVEVWEDGDDTVAALRDATEGRGPDAVIDAVGMEAHGSGLVKAAHTVMSRMPRTLAKPLMEKAGVDRLAALHSAIELVRRGGTVSISGVYAGDADPMPMKTLFDKQVTLRMGQCNVKSWVDQLIPLVEDPSDPLGVADLVTHRGGLDEAPGLYETFQKKHDGCIKVVLRPGEGAPA, from the coding sequence ATGAGAGCCGTCACATGGCATGGCACGCGCGACATCCGCGTGGAGGACGTCCCCGATCCCCGAATCGAGAAGCCCACCGACGCCGTCGTCCGGATCACGGCCACCGCCATCTGCGGGTCCGACCTGCACCTGTACGAGCTGCTCGGCCCCTTCATCGATCCGGGCGACATCCTCGGTCATGAGCCGATGGGAGTCGTCGAGGCGGTGGGCGCCGAGGTGACCGGCCTTCGGGTGGGTCAGCGCGTGGTGGTCCCCTTCAACATCTCCTGCGGCGAGTGCTTCATGTGCCGGGCAGGCCTGCAGTCGCAGTGCGAGACGACCCAGGTGAGGGAGCAGGGCAGCGGTGCCGCCCTCTTCGGCTACACCAAGCTCTACGGCCAGGTTCCCGGCGGCCAGGCGGAGCTGCTCCGGGTGCCGCTCGCGGACTACAACACGATCCCCGTCCCCGACGAAGGACCCGACGAGCGCTACCTCTTCCTGAGTGACATCCTGCCCACGGCGCTGCAGGGCGTCGAATACGCACAGGTTCCCGACGGCGGCTCGGTCGCGGTGCTCGGCCTCGGACCCGTCGGCCAATTCGCCGCACGGATCGCCGCCAGAAGGGGCCATCGCGTGTTCGGCGTCGACCCGGTCGAGGAGCGACGGACGATGGCGGCCCGCCACGGAGTCGAGGTCTGGGAGGACGGGGACGACACCGTCGCCGCGCTCCGGGATGCCACGGAGGGCCGCGGCCCGGACGCCGTCATCGACGCCGTCGGCATGGAGGCGCACGGGAGCGGACTCGTGAAGGCGGCGCACACCGTCATGTCCCGGATGCCGCGGACGCTCGCGAAGCCGCTCATGGAGAAGGCCGGCGTCGACCGGCTGGCCGCCCTGCACTCCGCGATCGAGCTCGTGCGCCGCGGCGGCACGGTCTCGATCAGCGGCGTCTACGCCGGCGATGCCGACCCGATGCCCATGAAGACGCTCTTCGACAAGCAGGTGACGCTGCGGATGGGGCAGTGCAACGTGAAGAGCTGGGTCGACCAGCTGATCCCGCTCGTCGAGGATCCCTCCGACCCCCTGGGCGTGGCCGACCTCGTGACGCACCGCGGCGGGCTCGACGAGGCCCCCGGGCTGTACGAGACGTTCCAGAAGAAGCACGACGGATGCATCAAGGTCGTGCTCCGGCCCGGCGAGGGGGCGCCTGCGTGA
- a CDS encoding metallophosphoesterase, whose amino-acid sequence MSTRLLLLADTHIPGRARALPDAVRRAADDADLVIHAGDWVSASVLDDLEGHASVMGVWGNNDGPDLRERLPEIARRGIEGIRFAVVHETGDARRREARMTQAFPDTDVLVFGHSHIPWDTRTASGLRLLNPGSPTDRRRQPRCTMMTALADAGDLRDVALIPL is encoded by the coding sequence GTGAGCACACGGCTGCTGCTGCTCGCCGACACGCACATCCCCGGCCGAGCGCGGGCGCTGCCCGACGCGGTGCGCCGGGCAGCGGACGACGCCGACCTCGTCATCCACGCCGGCGACTGGGTCTCCGCGTCGGTGCTGGACGACCTCGAAGGGCACGCTTCCGTGATGGGCGTGTGGGGCAACAACGACGGGCCCGACCTGCGCGAGCGCCTCCCCGAGATCGCGCGGCGCGGGATCGAGGGCATCCGGTTCGCCGTCGTGCACGAGACCGGCGACGCGCGGCGCCGGGAGGCGCGGATGACGCAGGCGTTTCCCGACACCGATGTCCTGGTCTTCGGGCACAGCCACATCCCCTGGGACACGCGCACCGCGTCGGGGCTGCGGCTGCTCAATCCGGGCTCGCCGACCGACCGTCGCCGGCAGCCGCGCTGCACGATGATGACGGCGCTGGCGGATGCCGGCGACCTGCGAGACGTCGCCCTCATCCCCCTCTGA
- a CDS encoding YaeQ family protein, translated as MAIGATIHTFTGQLADVDRGVYDDLALRVARHASETNAFMLTRVLAYCLEFAEGIAFSDGIASTDEPAVLVRDPTGRVTSWIEVGAPDSARLHYGAKLADRAVVYTHRDPAKVVAAWQGKPLHRAEDLVVRSFGPGFVDAATSAIERRNTITVSVTEGHLYLELNGRTFDAPIIETRARP; from the coding sequence ATGGCCATCGGCGCAACGATCCACACTTTCACCGGGCAGCTCGCCGACGTCGACCGCGGCGTCTACGACGACCTGGCGCTGCGGGTGGCGCGGCACGCCTCCGAGACCAACGCCTTCATGCTCACCCGCGTGCTCGCCTACTGCCTCGAGTTCGCGGAGGGCATCGCGTTCAGCGACGGGATCGCCTCGACCGACGAGCCCGCCGTCCTCGTGCGCGACCCGACCGGTCGGGTGACGTCGTGGATAGAGGTCGGGGCGCCGGATTCCGCGCGCCTGCACTACGGCGCCAAGCTCGCCGATCGCGCCGTCGTCTACACGCACCGCGATCCCGCGAAGGTCGTCGCCGCCTGGCAGGGCAAGCCCCTGCATCGCGCCGAGGACCTCGTCGTGCGCAGCTTCGGCCCCGGTTTCGTGGATGCCGCGACATCCGCGATCGAGCGTCGCAACACCATCACCGTGTCGGTCACGGAGGGGCACCTCTACCTCGAGCTCAACGGGCGGACGTTCGACGCCCCGATCATCGAGACCCGGGCGCGCCCGTGA
- a CDS encoding zinc-binding dehydrogenase, translating to MARTVEGMMSAAVLRDGAPGLDVVDIPIPTPLAGEALVKVRACGVCHTDLHVMKGEVAFPRPAVLGHEISGTIVAIGDGTAEAGGLAVGDDVVGAFIMPCDACDACDRGRDDLCAEFFGQNRLRGTLYDGQSRLTLADGSFLAMYSMGGLAQYAVVPLTALAVLPEGVDPVSAAVLGCAAFTSYGAVHRAGRVQAGESVAVIAVGGVGSGVVQMARAAGADPIVAIDVADDKLDAARALGATHAVNSREEDVVAQVRAATGGRGVDVAFEALGHPATFRQAIDVLADGGRMVAIGIAAGASVAQIEITPLVRRGYSITGSFGARTREDLPAVVRLAADGDIDTVGLVTRTFPLSEADAAYRALAEGRITGRAVIVMDEAPRKDETA from the coding sequence ATGGCACGCACGGTCGAGGGCATGATGAGCGCGGCCGTGCTGCGCGACGGCGCGCCCGGGCTCGATGTCGTCGACATCCCGATCCCCACGCCTCTCGCAGGAGAGGCCCTCGTGAAAGTGCGCGCATGCGGCGTGTGCCATACCGACCTGCATGTCATGAAGGGCGAAGTCGCCTTCCCGCGACCCGCCGTGCTCGGCCACGAGATCAGCGGCACGATCGTCGCGATCGGCGACGGCACCGCCGAGGCGGGCGGGCTGGCGGTCGGCGACGACGTCGTCGGCGCGTTCATCATGCCGTGCGATGCATGCGACGCGTGCGACCGCGGGCGGGACGACCTCTGCGCCGAGTTCTTCGGCCAGAACCGGCTGCGCGGGACGCTCTACGACGGGCAGAGCCGGCTCACGCTCGCCGACGGGTCGTTCCTGGCGATGTACTCGATGGGCGGGCTCGCGCAGTACGCGGTCGTTCCGCTCACGGCGCTCGCCGTCCTTCCCGAGGGCGTGGACCCCGTCTCCGCCGCCGTCCTCGGGTGCGCGGCCTTCACATCGTACGGCGCCGTCCATCGCGCCGGGCGCGTGCAGGCGGGCGAATCCGTCGCGGTCATCGCCGTCGGCGGCGTGGGTAGCGGGGTCGTGCAGATGGCCAGGGCCGCCGGCGCCGACCCCATCGTCGCGATCGACGTCGCGGACGACAAGCTCGACGCCGCGCGCGCGCTCGGCGCGACGCACGCCGTCAACTCCCGCGAGGAGGACGTCGTCGCGCAGGTGCGCGCGGCGACCGGGGGGCGTGGCGTCGACGTCGCCTTCGAGGCGCTCGGGCATCCCGCGACCTTCCGCCAGGCGATCGACGTGCTCGCCGACGGGGGCCGGATGGTGGCGATCGGCATCGCCGCCGGCGCCTCCGTCGCCCAGATCGAGATCACGCCGCTCGTGCGCCGCGGATACTCGATCACGGGCTCGTTCGGCGCCCGCACCCGGGAGGACCTGCCCGCCGTCGTGCGCCTGGCCGCCGACGGCGACATCGACACCGTCGGCCTGGTGACCCGTACGTTCCCGCTGAGCGAGGCGGATGCCGCGTACCGCGCCCTCGCGGAGGGCCGGATTACCGGCCGCGCCGTCATCGTGATGGACGAGGCCCCGAGGAAGGACGAGACCGCGTGA
- the mmsA gene encoding CoA-acylating methylmalonate-semialdehyde dehydrogenase: MSRRIPHWIDGEPADVPDRRVAPVYDPATGAPTGEVVLAEPGDVDRAVRSAAAAFPAWRDLSIARRQAVLFRFRELLEQRKGELAEIITSEHGKVLADALGEIARGQEVLEFALGFAEVLKGDYSVNASSGVDVYSFRQPIGVAAVISPFNFPAMVPLWFLPVALAAGNAVVLKPSEKDPSASLWMAQLLAEAGLPAGVFTVVNGDRVAVDALLEHPGIASVSFVGSTPIARHIYETAARHGKRVQALGGAKNHMLVLPDADLDLVADAAVNAGFGSAGERCMAISVIVAVEPVADELLGKIAERMAGLRIGDGRRGCDMGPLITREHRDRVSGYIDTAAADGAAVVVDGRGVVVDGEPGGFWLGPTLLDRVPTTSAAYTDEIFGPVLSIVRVDSYEEGVSLINTGAFGDTKAYGRQGFHFFTREKAVTARWLDPSHGGINLGFPQNA, from the coding sequence GTGAGCAGACGCATCCCCCACTGGATCGACGGTGAACCGGCCGACGTACCCGACCGACGCGTGGCACCCGTGTACGACCCCGCAACCGGCGCGCCCACGGGCGAGGTCGTCCTCGCCGAGCCCGGCGACGTGGACCGGGCGGTGCGCTCGGCCGCTGCCGCGTTCCCCGCGTGGAGGGACCTGTCGATCGCGCGCAGGCAGGCGGTGCTGTTCCGGTTCCGCGAGCTCCTCGAGCAGCGCAAGGGAGAGCTGGCCGAGATCATCACGAGCGAGCACGGCAAGGTGCTCGCCGATGCGCTCGGGGAGATCGCGCGAGGACAGGAGGTGCTCGAGTTCGCCCTCGGGTTCGCCGAGGTCCTCAAAGGCGACTACTCCGTCAACGCCTCGAGCGGCGTGGACGTGTACTCGTTCCGCCAGCCCATCGGAGTCGCGGCGGTCATCAGTCCCTTCAACTTCCCCGCGATGGTGCCCCTGTGGTTCCTTCCGGTCGCGCTGGCCGCCGGGAACGCCGTCGTGCTCAAACCGAGTGAGAAGGATCCGTCGGCGTCGCTGTGGATGGCGCAGCTGCTCGCCGAGGCGGGCCTGCCGGCCGGTGTGTTCACGGTCGTCAACGGCGACAGGGTCGCGGTCGACGCGCTGCTGGAGCATCCGGGGATCGCCTCGGTGTCCTTCGTCGGATCCACTCCGATCGCCCGCCACATCTACGAGACCGCCGCGCGACACGGCAAGCGCGTTCAGGCGCTCGGCGGCGCGAAGAACCACATGCTCGTGCTGCCGGATGCCGATCTCGACCTCGTGGCGGATGCCGCCGTCAACGCCGGCTTCGGATCGGCGGGCGAGCGCTGCATGGCGATCTCGGTGATCGTGGCGGTGGAGCCGGTCGCCGACGAGCTGCTCGGCAAGATCGCCGAGCGCATGGCGGGGCTGAGGATCGGGGACGGCCGCCGAGGGTGCGACATGGGCCCCCTCATCACCCGCGAGCACCGCGACAGGGTGTCGGGATACATCGACACGGCCGCCGCGGACGGAGCCGCCGTCGTCGTGGACGGCCGTGGCGTCGTCGTCGACGGCGAGCCGGGGGGCTTCTGGCTCGGCCCCACGCTGCTCGACCGAGTGCCGACGACCTCGGCGGCGTACACCGACGAGATCTTCGGACCGGTGCTGTCGATCGTGCGGGTCGACTCGTACGAGGAGGGTGTGAGTCTCATCAACACGGGGGCGTTCGGCGACACGAAGGCGTACGGCCGGCAAGGCTTCCACTTCTTCACCCGCGAGAAGGCGGTCACGGCGCGCTGGCTCGACCCGAGCCACGGCGGAATCAACCTGGGATTCCCGCAGAACGCCTAA